The Xiphophorus hellerii strain 12219 chromosome 6, Xiphophorus_hellerii-4.1, whole genome shotgun sequence genomic interval AAAATACCATTAATATCTGACTTTGTCACATTGGGAGTCTgggaaaaatgttaacatttgaacaaagtttaaaaatgacatgcaAATGTATTGCTAATCTGCTGACAGTGAAAGAATTTTGGACAGACAAAATCTGCGGACAGCTCACCTGCACAGGTGTTGTTGTTAACCTCATCCGCTGAGATTCCTATCTCGACGTTTTGTCCTTCTCCCTCCACGATTCTGAGCTCCTCTTGGGAGGTGTTGGAATGTGGCAAACCTCCAGGACACGACTCACTCTGAAACTAAACCAAGGTAAAACTGATGTaggttttcccttttttatattttgaacaCTCACAGTCAAAAGCGTGCAGCATGTCAACATGGGAAATCATCACAAATACCTTCTCAAATTGGTTGTCTTCAAAGGAGATCTTGGCAGTGCCTGACTGCCTCACTCCAGATCCATAATCAGGGGCCTCCTCATCAGCTTCAAGACCAAACGCACCACAAGTTGAAAATCATTTCAGAAATATGTCGCTAATTTTGCTTACTACAAATTTTCTGTGTACCTGATATGGCCTGGACCGCCACCCTGAGGAAACCTTTGACCTCTCCCTTCTCACTGACGATGGCCACGCGGTGCACCAGAGGCACCGGATACAGCAGATTACTCAGGTACACGAAAGCCCTGAAGAGAGGAGTGATGACAGATTTTTGGTTCCACAAGTCTTTGTCAGAACAGCTGTTTTAATTTCTACTTCAATCGATTCATCGGATAAAGAAATGGGCAAATTCttcatagtttttatttaaacacttaaaCCTTTCAtatataatattagaaatacattaaaagatacagATAACACATCATTCAAttccctttttaaatattttattacctaaaatactcagccctttctgctcgACTTAACATCAGCACAGTGTAGGTTTAATCTATTGACAATTGTTTTGATTAACCAATTAgcaattggatagcaaaaggtgcttaacaggaggttttttattttatatacataaaaaattgGATTCAGGTGAAGCTCTAACTATGTTGCTTGTGGTAGAACATATTTAGAGGCAAGGAAGAgtgttttatcttaaatgcaaaatgtatatatttgtttgtACAGTCTTGgtgattttgatgattatttcaataatcaatttatcatgattaattggattaataaTTTCAGCCCTAATAGAGTAGAATCATTATTTGTAAGATAACTTACCTGCCAACCAGACGGAACCAGGGGAAGCGGTCGTAGAAGGGGTCCCCTCCGGTCAAGGCGTGGTCGCAGTCGTCCACAGTGCTGCTGGGCAGCTCTGCAGCTCTGTCATACATCTCTCTCATCAGGTCCAGCCTctgcctgcagggggcagcataaatcataagaaatcagCTTTTTGCTCAGTGATGTCACTTTtggcaaacatttttgttagatGAAAAAAGAACGGCTTTAACTTCAGGAGCAGTTACTGTTAAAGAAGAATAAATGGGGAGGTTCCTGGCATAGAAATACTTATCAAACTGTTCTAATTACTATGTTTTACTACCTGAGCTTTTCCAAAGTCCAGTAATGCGTGGCTCCATTCTTCTGATCCTGCACTTCAACGGCTACTATTGTTCGAGGGAAAGGTCGCCTCTCTCGTTCCTTAGCCACACTGGGAGGCAGCAGGTCAGGTGGGAGCGGAGAGTAAAGAGTGTCTGTCAGCAGGACGAATTGGAACTGCACCTGTAAACATACAACGAAAGTGAACTCacaattcacatattgtcataTAGTTTCAGAAGCCCTGAGGAAACCTTTGACCTCTCCCTTCTCACTGACGATGGCCATAAATTAGCCCCTGAACTCAAACTCTGGCCATGGATGATGTGCAGGCAAATTTTACTTAAGACACTAAgaagtgtgaaaaaaatatggCACAGTTACACAAAATGATGAAtaacaaacctttttctttaGTTCCACACTAATAGCATTTGCCTCTTTGAGGAAGATGGCATTTCCCCAGAGCAGATCCCTGAGGGAGGTGAACTGGTAGAACCGCCACTTTCTGAAAGCCCAGAGTGCCAGTTCAGTTTCACGCAACGTCCACGGCACTGtagacaaatacaaaaaaaacaaggatcAACTTTGATCAAAAAACGCCTGACACTGGGGTGACTATGTTGTGAGTCTAGCTGTATCTGAAAACATCATCACCTTCCTCCTCaggctcctcctcttcctcaggtgACTCCAGGTACCGAGAGTCTACTTGTTTCTGAAGGGCCTCCAGTTTACTCTCATAGTCCTAGAAGGCACCATGAAATGTGTTTGATCATTTACCTTGTTAGAACACTGAACAAGGCAGAATCTGGAATCAAGAGGAAGTTTTTGTTGATCAGAGTTTTTACCCACCAGCCTCTGCTGCTCAAGCAGGTTACTggcttcttctctttctttgcGGTATTGGTCTTCAAGCTCCTGAAGCCTTGAGGATTCAATTCCAGAGAGAGACttatgaaatgaaatgtaaGGATTTGCTACAAAGTactgcacaaaacaaacaatgttgCAGCAACAGATGATCATTCAAACTCACCTCTGCTCCATCTCCTGCTTCATGTCTATGCCTTGCTTCTCAAGCAGCTCCCTCTGAGCGAAGGCCCAGTCCACGGGCTCCACCGGTGTCTCCGCACATGGTGTTCTCTCCCGCTCCAGGCGGGCCTGCTCCGGGTCGTTGAAGCGAAACACGTGGCTTTTACCCATGATGATGCGGTTCCCTTGAAAAGAAATTCACATTAATGCGTGAAATTTCCAACatctaaaacaaatttattacTGTCTTCACAGGAACTGTAGGATTTCATCACTCCAAATTTTTAATCCCACCAGCAATTTTCAAGTAAGGTAACAGAAATGACTTACTAACTggtcatttttaattgttttggtcattattttaTTCACAATAATAAGATTGGATTCTCACCAGATCGCAAAACAGTGGGCGAGGTCACTCTCTTCCCATTGACATATGTCTCTGACCCCTCACATGGCTCAAGGATGACACATCCTGGTCCAGAAAAGAATTAATATCATCCactttaataaaacagctgaaatatatAATTTGATTAAGCATTTTCGTACAGGGATATTAGGTTTTTACCTTCTCCCTGCGGGCCTGTTGTACTGCTGAAGGTACAGTGCTCATCTTTAATGAAGTGGCCGCTAAGAACGATGTCTTGTCGAGTTTTGGCGTTTTCGCGACCAACCCTGAAGGAGggtaaagtcattaaaaatgtgaaaactgctACAAACAGAGCTAATTCAATGTAAGAATGGGTATGCATGAAGTTTTACTTGGTAATGCCATCTTTGATGTAGTAGAGCAGACACTCAGACATTAGCGGATCCTCGTTGAGGTTCACCAGATGAGGGGTCTGCAACAGAGCCACGTTTGAGCGTCAACAGATTTTATACGTTTTGCAAGATGTTTTCAATCCTCCTTTCTCTGTCTTCAGAGAAAGACCCAATAATGGCTTATTCTtagttttcaagaaaaaaaaaatctcttccaGAGGTTTATTACAAGGTCACAAAATACGGAATTGTAAATGGGACATGTCTGTGGTTTTGGTTAAAGTATCcaatcaacattttaatttctaaaaatcaaaattttctgacaattatttttagattaggATTTAAAAAGCTAACCCTATTACATCAAAACCATTATTTTTAAGCGTACAAGTATTTCTGTGATATTTACCACTTTAACAgttaatgttttcctttcataagATAAATTTTTAAGATATTAACTACATATacaattaatataattttcttgCCTGCTAAATAATCATActcaaatgaaatgaaattgtttttcttagtgTGAGATTATTCTGCtgcaaaatgaaattaaaagcttttaaacagttttacacaGTTGCCATTAAGTATAAAGGGCACTATTTATATGCTGCATTGAGATTTTATTAGTTACCTTTGACAAATATCTTACCTTCTTGGGAGAAAAGACACCAACAGTTCCCCCATCTTCTCTCATAGCAACACCCATCTCAGCCAGCAGAGCCTCTCTGCAGCaagcaaacaaattttaaactattaaaatgagTTTCAAATGGTATTACAATACATTTATTACAGAGGCTTGTTGGATGTTGGGAGGATAAGCTTACAGCTAATATTTCAGACAAACCTCTCCATGCGAATTGCCTCAGTACGACGCAGCTTCTCTTCCCAAGTCTCATTAAGCTCTGCAAtgattttctctgtttcctgaatgtaaaagaaaaacgatTTACTATGAAAATAGTCTAAACAGACATAATTCCAACTctctattttagttttgttttcaacCCATATACCTTGAGCCTTTCGATGGCCTCCTCGCTGGCCGGGCTGAAGATGCGGTCGTGAAGGTTACTGATGGAGCCGGCCCGGCTGGACAGGACAGAGAGCGAGGGGGAGGGACTCATTCCTGTCATGGCGTTGGTCACTGTGGAGAGATCACCCCTTTGATTGACAGCCTGGCGATTGTTCACAAAGTTCTTGTAATCGCACAGATCTGTCAGAGAGAGAGGCGGTGCATGGAAGAGCacgaggaaaaacaaacaagaacggGACAGAAGGTGGGAGCGAGTGCCAGATGTTTGAGGAATGAGAGGGACACGCAGAGACAAAATAAGGGACCAATAGGAAGGagtacaaaaaaagagagagaagagctCAAATAACTGACCCAAGAAGCAAAGCTGTTTTGCTTATCAAAGCCGTTCCAGATATTGAGAAAAGTTCAACTCAAtgtcaaaatgtcaaagaaactgaatgtgaaataaattgaaTATACACAGTCAACAAGCTGACAAGCACtgacaaacataaacaaaaaccaTACAGTCATATGTTTTCAATGCATACAGATCAAATGCATATGATATATAAACCAAAAATTGTTCGTTCAAGCTTTTCATTGAAGCTTTTCTAAAGCATGGCTCCTGAATTTGCAAGTCTCTTCACTTCTAAGATCTTCACAGGATGCAGATCTAGTCAACCAACACATCATCTTTCCATTCGGTGAAAAATGGTGGAAAAAGCCTTAGAAGGCCTTTTTAAGCTCTAGCACTCTTGGTTAGTATCTGTTACTGCAAACACCTACCAGGACACACTGAAATCTCAAAATCTGAGGATGAGCTGATCTCCAAATGTTAAtcttttaacataaaaaaaatgtaattagtttGTCATTTCGCTTTTGTTGGAATTTAGACTGACAGAGGAAAGCATCACGGAAATGATTGACCATACTAATAGATTTGATTACTGTACTTAGATTACTTTCTCAAGTTAAAATTATTAACTGTGATGTATTATTGGAGATTTTTATGAAATAGACCAACACCAGGTTGTGCATAATTCTGAAGTGCAAAGAAATTGATTAAATATCAGGAAAAAAATAGTgagcatttgatttttttacagTCCTGCTAATGgtctaattattttttagaattaAAACTTCAATGTCATGCTTTCAGGGCATCTTCTTTCCTGTGCCTGTATTCAAAGTAACAGACAAGTTTAACCAAGAGGTCCCAAAGCATCGCATGCCTTAGTAAAGACATGCATAAATAGCTGGTCAGGGGTCATGTTGCTCAATGTTATGACGTCTcctattgggaaaaaaaaaatttggaaaaaaatggaggccattttgcaaaatttctgagaacaaacattacaacaacaagaTGTAAATTTTACAGTTGCTCTGAATGAACTTTATTTGTTTGGTGTCTTGTGTGACGTCGCAAATACTTTCTTGGGATTGTAAGTTTTGTCTCTGGAGTGGCAGAATAggagactttttttaaaaatgtcatttagatGCAAAGCGCAGGCTTGCTAAAgttaaacacacatttcaaacCAGTGATGGCAGGAAGGGTGCCTCGATACGCTGACAGGACAGAGGAGAAGAGAGACTGCGTGTCAAAAACAGCCACGTTCCAACTTAATCCCCGGTGTTCAGTGAATAGAGGGAGACAAAAGCCCCGCACAGAGGCGCCCAGCTCAAAGTATGTGCATTTTCTATAATCGTATTTTAGTGTTTCCGTGTGTGAGACTCACTCTCAATGATGTCTCCCAGGCCCTGTGCATACAGCAGGTCTTTGAGGCGAGCAACCTCCTCTTTCAGCTCGCGGACCAGGCGGTTGTTGGGATCCTCGTTGATCACGGCGTTGCAGCGGATCTGTTTGGCACGATCAGCATACCTGACAGAACAGAGGCCATCAACACCACTGAACTTTGTTCAACTTAGACCTTAGCTATGGATCACATATACAATAACAGTTAGCCAAAATCCTGAGCAGATGACAGGTAAAGCTACAATTTTAATTTCAGCAAATCAGGTTTAGGTTTGGGTTGCAACTTTGTTATCAGTCAAAATGAGGTTCTATCAAGTTTTCCTCACCGAAGAGTACTTAGAGTTTCATCATAATTAATATCTGCAGGACTGAGAGCTGCCACCATGGCTGTGCGAGAGTTTCctcctgaaacaaaaatatgatgaaGTTGTATTaacacagaaaatgaatgtactctgacaaaaataaattaaggaatatttttgtttgcatacCTAAGTTCTCCCTCAGGAGCCAAGTCAGAACTGAATCTCTGTAAGGAATAAAACTCtccactttcttctttttcttgttctgtttagaaaacaaaatatttgttgtggTTTACTATAaggaataacttttttttttactttattatgaAACACATATTTACTTAGTGAAACAACAAACCTTATTTGGAGCAGAGTCCTATGAATTTAAAAGGAGACATAAGtaagttttatttgaacaaaagaaaacaataaaccagCAACAAAATGTTAGGATCATGTAGGAATCTCACCAGTTCAGCTAAAGCAGAAATGACTTTTCCAAGTGTGGtaagagatttatttatgtttgcacCTTCctacaaaaaacacacaagcaggAATGAGCATTTTAGACACTTGAAGTACTTTCTGTAGTTTCTTCTAAGTCCTGCATAAAAAATcgttattaaaaacaacatcctCCCACCTTCAGTCGTGTCCCTTTAGCTCCAGTTGAATCAGCTCTCTCACTGCCGGCCAAGTCTACCAGACTTATCTTGCTGACCTATCAAATAATCAAATACAATcaaaagacaattaaaaatgttggaaGAAAACTGCTCATCGTACATGGATGATCCTTGTGGTATCCCCAAGGCGTTAGTACTACATGCAAAGTTATTcgttaaatacaaaaataatgtttgcaaTGTGACATATTACATATTAAAGATTACACTATTTGCAAATgacaaacatctttttttgttgtcgtttgTTAGGGGGAATTCAATAGATTGACTGGATACAACTTTAGAAATGCACAACAATTTAAACttgatttgaaagaaatgaCCTATCCTTGATTTTAAGTCAAATTGAAATTATGTTGTGCAggcaaaataaaaggaatttaGAGCTGAAGAGATACCATTCATTGATATACATATTTGTTGGTGTAATTATTGCAAAACAATCTGgaaatattgtacaaaaataaaatgtgcacaaaataaAGTTCCGAGAACTACTATAGGACTATGAAATACACACATTTGTACATGTGTTGACTGATTTACTGTTTTTGCAGAGGTTTCTGGCTGACATTAATGCATTTACACTTTGATGAGTTGCAGAACATGGCAAGATTCTGGGTCTAAACCTTTTCTGAAGTGTTGTCTGTCTCCATGTCATGTTTCTTCTGTGTGAAGATGATGTTAAATACAGCATGAGAGCGACTGCTGGTCTCATTCATGTTGGTGGCAGCCACAGTCCTGAAAAAGGGAGATTGTTGATGGtatttctgtcacttttatgGATCCATCAGCTGTTTAGCACTAAATGTGGTAACAACTGGCAATGACTCAGCCTCCATGTCGTTACCTGGCCTTGTTTCCAGAATCCATCAGGTCCTGAATGTCATTGTACGAAGTCACTGCTAACTTAGACAGATCTTCGACGTACGGTCCTAACAGTGGGTGCTCTCGCACACGCAGGTTTCCTTTGTTCTTGGGGTTCAGCAGGTCACGCACACGCTCACAGTAAATCTCCATGTAGCTTACCTAAGAGCAGAGGAAAGGAGAAACTATGAAATGCAATTTGTTCTTGACAAATCATGCCAGTAATTTAGCAATGTATTTCACTTTTCTCCCCTTGAAtgaatctaaaagaaaatacttcTAGACACACCCTGTGTATAAGGGCATTGGCACAATAGTTTGATTTCATTTCCAGTTTTGCTTCATTAAAACTAAAGTGTAATGGTTTACAAACTGGCAAAAGTTTTAGGTCTggtaattaataaataaaaggaatttATTAAGGGTTTGGCATCACTCACCTCCACAGAGTAAGACATGCTGTTGTCATTGTTGCTGTCATTGATCTTAGTGAAAAGGTCCTCACAAAGCTAGAAGACAGAGAAGCAAAGTGTGTCAATACAAAGCTCCTTTACGTTTCCAAGGCCCAATCAAATGACAGAGCTGAATCCTAATTATTGTGGTTTACCACCCATGAACTTGGGTTGTATAATCAGCTATAAATGTACTCCTAATCACCAGAGGTATAATCCCCTGCTGGTCTTGTTCCTGTCGTCCCATCATGGTGTAGCTTTTGCCAGCTCCTGTCTGTCCATATGCAAATATGCACACATTGTAGCCTTCAAAGGCGTGGAGCAGCATCTCCTCTCCGATGTCCTTGTACACCTGCATCTGAGACGCATAGTTGATGTCCTCAGGCTGCCGACAAAATGGAGACAGAGGAAATCAAGAAAGCAGACAAGTCAAAAAGctgttgatatattttttttaactgatatgttttcatttcactgCTGCAGATGGATTTATACGGTGGAAGCAGTGAAATAACTCACCGTAGTGTGTGACCAGTATGAGAAGTCAAAGTTGAagctcttgttttcttttggctGTTTTGGGTTCAggatagctaaaaaaaaaaaaaaaacagcaatgcaACTTAGTAAGAAGCAGGCAGATAGGtttaaatttctttcatttatcaaaaattttactttacatAAGCAGTAtaatgaaaaagttaaataaattcaaGTAAAACTGATTATAAATCTACttctaataaaacaaatcagttctCTTTCACAATCGTTGTGCTCTTACCTCTAATATACACTTCTAAAAATTCCTTGCTCACATGACATGATGTTATTATTTTGGGTTTTAATACTCAAACATAATCTTTACATCACTCACGTGGCcccaaaaatacaaatatccAACCCAGGTCTATTTTATCCATAGTTCACCAGTGAAAGGTtaataaatacaagaaaaatataaaattcaccagaagaaaaaacaagtcTATTTCtatcacaaaactgcaaaagcaAAGATTTTGTATGAGTTTTATCTGCcttgtaattaaaatataaatttaagttGTTGGttctctatttatttttgcataaaatctcaAGCAGGCACAGTATGTTCACTTCATTTTGTTAGAAGAGAGAGGGTGAATCATGAACTGAGGTGCTCTTTTGTCAGTGAACTGAATCCACTGTAACACACTCTATGGGGAAGCTTAATATAGCACAAACACTGCCCCCAAAAACTGTGCACTCAGCTGAAAGAGGCACAATGCTGATGATAAACGTTAGGGAGGACATGGCTGTAAGCACTTGTATTATAAAAAGGGCAAATTTCGGAGCTAGCTGTAGTGAGCATCAGAATCGTCTGGCTTTAATGAGGCAAATCAAAGCCTCCAAAAAGCCACAAAAGGCTGAGGCTCTCcttctttcacacacacattttagaTAAGCTGATTGTTGACCTGACCAGAACAACAAggccctttttttccccccaatccTGGCAGCATGCGTGATGAGAGCAGAGAAATGTTGCTACCACTGCATCCTACACACACAGTGTCGCGCCTCAGGACTGACTgaagcttttgtttgtttctgcagctgccAAGATGGTCCCAACCTCGCTGCCCTGTGATATGTCTGTAGCTGCAGCGCAGAGCTGCCTACAAGACAAACAGCTGAGGTGAAATGTTTGACTGAACTCAATGTAGGTCAGAGGAATATCATCAAGTCAGCAAGAGAGCATCACCAATTGTCTCGGATTTTGTGAACTGAAGTCATTAGTGATATCAGactaatcaatcaataaatgtACTTCTTGTTACATTTCTGAATCACGCAATCTGTAAGTATTCACAGTACTAGATAGGAGTGTTtaattttgttctgattttatgTTCTGGTTACAATTAAATGATTTATATCATCCAACAAATTCAAATATCAAATAAAGATTTAGATCAGAGTGTGATATGTtgatttttgagatttttcagcctacttcatgttttcagacattttctttgtagGTGACTTCTAGAGTGTTCATATCTGACATTAATCAGGCTTGGGTGTGACtagtgaaaataaactgaacttttgtTTGTTAGAGTTAATGATTTGGTAAAGGGAGGTTGTTACTTTCTGACAGAAGGCCttggtttacatttttctattatgttaaaatttggtctgatgttaaaatttgttACATGATCAgaaaaatttgacagaaaagcaaaaacagaaaaaatctttACGTAGCCAACACTTTTTCTCACAGCACTTTCTTTATATAGACATGACCAGGACTAGGGTTagcagattgaaaaaaaaaatacattaatactGCTCGTTTCAATAGTTAGTCTGCAAGTTATATGTACTAAAACACTTTGACATAATCTATTTATGGACATTTGTAACATAAAACTGCAACTGTAACCCTTGGGACATTTTAACATTACATTAACATTTACTAATGGGAGATGAAGTGTATGTTTATGACTGAATGATACTGAGTTCaatcaaattatgttttaattaataatatatATGTTGGTTTAAGTACAAATATTTATCCAACTTCAGACTGTaagaatttttaaatatcatattaATAAACACACCAGACATTTCCACTATTGGGCTTCATCTTTGATTaccaaatatgaaaacaaaacagtttggaAAAATAGTACAACTTGTATGTCTAAAACCGTCCTTAAGACATACAAACTTAAAGGGAGAATGCCTATTGTTTTTATCCCGACtgtacatttaattaattatgtCTCATTTCTTGATGTTTTTGCATAAACACCAATTTGTCTAAGGTAAAAATCATTATGGTATGGACAAAGTGGTAACTGAAGACCAGGTCAAAGACTGCGATCCAGTTCATTGGGTTAGAGAAAAAACTTGAAGGAGCTTCATAATTCCTCACAAGCTGCCATTCTGCCATTTTGAATCAGAATTCACTAATCCTCTTCCACAggaacaaaataagaaataatgaGATGGACTAAGATCAGAATAAGATATTTCTCTTAAAAACTTTAGTCTGCTACCTGATAACCAGTTAACTTTAACTCAGGTATTGCATGCTTAGTCAAACCGTTAGCTCATCTGTTTTGATCAATTAATCCAGGTTCAGTCAACTTTTGAACGAACATTagatttgcaaaataaactatGTTTAGTTGCTGggttttcttttcagttcaACAATTATTATAGTATACAAGTTATTGGGAATAATGATTATCCTCCATGTTTCATTGacgttaaaataaattatacagATCAGTAAATATGGAGCTAAGTTAAACTGAAACACgcagaaatgtactttttattgaaaagtctTCATATCAAATGACGTTACACTTACTCGTGGTGTTCCCTGACATCTGAATGATGCATTTGCTGTCCTTTCCAATCTCCCTGGAGTTAAAGGGTCGGACCCTCACCGCCACCTTCACTGAAGCCCCCGCCATCTCTCtggtgggcttgtgtgtgtgtgtgtgtgtgtgtgtgtggtgtgtgtgtgtgtgtgtgtgtgtgtcaacaGAAGAGCTGGAGATCTGTTTGGCTATAGACACACACCAGGCACCTGTACAGGTACAAAATAACAGGAACAGTGTTATTtctggaaaatataaatatcaagctgttaaaaaatattaacaggtGGCTGGGATTGAATTGCATAAGTGAGAAGAAAGCTCTGTTAGCCACAAATTGCTAACTGACACATGATTCTCCACTGTTAGGCAGCCAGATAATCCCCACTGGAACAGAAATGCACAGATTCTAAAACACTCTGCCTAAATGGCCGGGTCATTATTTGGCTCAACAGCATCATCTCTGCTGTAGTACAATAAAATGGCTGCTTCTTTGGGCTACATCCCCACCAAGACTCAGGCCCTTGTTATGGAACTGTACCATTAAAAGTGGTTTCACATCCCAAAATACATCCTTAACATTTCCTTATCTTTGACTATTAtcattatttacacatttttgtggCCTCCCCCCTCCCCTTTACAGCAAATGTTGAACAATATATTTTAAGCTATCGTCAGCCgatcaaaaattaaaacaaaaaaggtgacaaaaaaaaaaaaactataggaCGCTATAATGTTACATATCTGATCTTTTGAGAGCATTGTTTAttagaaaaatgagaaaatctgtCCATGTAAATATCGTCTCCTCCATCTTGCTTTGCCGCACCTCAGAGACAGGCCGCGTAAACATGGAAACAGCTCAGACACCAAATTATCCGGCACTGCGTCAGAAAGGAGGTCACATCATTATAGAGGCGTTAcatgtatattatttttttattgttaatctAATATGGGTTGATGTCATATTTATATTGGCGTTAGTCGTTTAAAAGGCCTACCATCCTGACGCAGCGTCTCGTATATAAAAAGCTCGCGAAATCGTCAATATTCACAAACACAGAagtgggggagaaaaaaaaacatcacgaTGAGCTCTAATAACAAATATAAAGCTATAATGAGGACAGTGGTTTACCTCAGCAACTCCGTCTcgacaaaaacacacaggatGAATCCATCCAAAAAGGCGTCGAGTTCCTCCGGTGGCTCTTTCTTGAATTTCGTCTGTGGTCCGTGTTTTCTCTCAGTCTTCGGTAACCTACAGCATCACTTCCCTCAGCGCATCCATACATGGAGAATCCGCCGAGGAAACGGGGAGAGGGGAGTCTGCCTCAGCCTCAGCAGCAGTAGCGGTCCCGGGTGGGCTGAACACAGCGGTGcgtcagacagagagacaggagTGGGAGACAAGGgtggggaggaggaggaaaaagcGGATCCAAATGCATAAACAGGAGGATGGAGTGCGCCGTCACTCCGTTGCTCTGATGGTGCTGAAAATGGCGGAGCAGCTGTGCCAGGGATGCTGGGAGGGGCTGATGAGATCAGCATCAGCATCA includes:
- the kif1ab gene encoding kinesin-like protein KIF1A isoform X4 → MAGASVKVAVRVRPFNSREIGKDSKCIIQMSGNTTTILNPKQPKENKSFNFDFSYWSHTTPEDINYASQMQVYKDIGEEMLLHAFEGYNVCIFAYGQTGAGKSYTMMGRQEQDQQGIIPLLCEDLFTKINDSNNDNSMSYSVEVSYMEIYCERVRDLLNPKNKGNLRVREHPLLGPYVEDLSKLAVTSYNDIQDLMDSGNKARTVAATNMNETSSRSHAVFNIIFTQKKHDMETDNTSEKVSKISLVDLAGSERADSTGAKGTRLKEGANINKSLTTLGKVISALAELDSAPNKNKKKKKVESFIPYRDSVLTWLLRENLGGNSRTAMVAALSPADINYDETLSTLRYADRAKQIRCNAVINEDPNNRLVRELKEEVARLKDLLYAQGLGDIIENLCDYKNFVNNRQAVNQRGDLSTVTNAMTGMSPSPSLSVLSSRAGSISNLHDRIFSPASEEAIERLKETEKIIAELNETWEEKLRRTEAIRMEREALLAEMGVAMREDGGTVGVFSPKKTPHLVNLNEDPLMSECLLYYIKDGITKVGRENAKTRQDIVLSGHFIKDEHCTFSSTTGPQGEGCVILEPCEGSETYVNGKRVTSPTVLRSGNRIIMGKSHVFRFNDPEQARLERERTPCAETPVEPVDWAFAQRELLEKQGIDMKQEMEQRLQELEDQYRKEREEASNLLEQQRLDYESKLEALQKQVDSRYLESPEEEEEPEEEVPWTLRETELALWAFRKWRFYQFTSLRDLLWGNAIFLKEANAISVELKKKVQFQFVLLTDTLYSPLPPDLLPPSVAKERERRPFPRTIVAVEVQDQKNGATHYWTLEKLRQRLDLMREMYDRAAELPSSTVDDCDHALTGGDPFYDRFPWFRLVGRAFVYLSNLLYPVPLVHRVAIVSEKGEVKGFLRVAVQAISADEEAPDYGSGVRQSGTAKISFEDNQFEKFQSESCPGGLPHSNTSQEELRIVEGEGQNVEIGISADEVNNNTCAATQEPPYSPVKSLGLGLDLPLELSPEKALSHLKIGSTFTFRVTVLQASSISAEYADIFCQFNFIHRHDEAFSTEPLKNTGRGPPLGFYHVQNIKVEVTKSFLEYIKTQPIVFEVFGHYQKQPFPPLCKDLISPLRPSRRQFPRVMPLSKPVPATKLSTLTRSTAGPCHAKYDLMVFFEICELEANGDYIPAVVDHRGGMPCHGTFLLHQGIQRRIRVTIAHETGNDIEWKEVKELVIGRIRNTPEADETIIDPNILSLNILSSGYFWPKRDDNVSLGVDHRTFYRFEAAWDSSMHNSLLLNRVTPYGEKIYITLSAYLEMENCTQPTVITKDFCVVFYSRDTKLPASRSIRNFFSTGCLRPSESNRVTGVYEVTLCHVADNGSPGMQRRRRRVLDTSVAYVRGEENLAGWRPRSDSLILDHQWELEKLSLLQEVEKTRHYLLLREKLEATLQAGQDALYKSSDICDFAKSPVLSSSPSSSPAPDSPNQRQRELAAKCLRLLMHTFNREYSQVSSSASESKLSEMTASLMRDSSSSGLSTLTPSSTCPSLVDGHFDIRLTEPSSGASTPDLDPFSPVDRKKALRGYTFVPDIQEIRVSPIVSKKGYLHFLEPHSSGWVRRYVVVRRPYVYLYRSERDNVERAVINLSSAKVEYSEDKQTLLRTPNTFAVCTEHRGILLQAANDKEMHDWLYAFNPLLAGTIRSKLSRRKSVQSLPAAQRI